A portion of the Paenibacillus sp. PvR098 genome contains these proteins:
- a CDS encoding ABC transporter substrate-binding protein codes for MKKAIILMALAIILVVSGCGGASTPGTDSSSNAAGGDAETVKIGYTGGFSGATATFGTPIFNAVVYAVEEINNKGGIMGKKIELLKEDNEGDPFKGQQIIDKFSSNDTQFVLSGSSSAVALSEKQKVEMNKMLGIAATAADPKVTNTNDPYYFVAIPNSDYLGGSIAYHAAKNMGVKEVIIFIRDDAYGKSIFNPFKEKGTSYGLQIVKEYTYPVNAKDFNSYLSQGLKEHPNAHIMITGYAPDGGLIAKQARALGYDKPILGNVSLTNAEYAQIAGEAANNTVVAATSYQKENETGTVKAFADAWKQKTGHSPDDYEVRGYDVVYLLKTAIEKAGKLETEAVRKALLETKDFDGASGKLTYNPNGSIQKMLYIMKINNGTVEFDREIDPAQL; via the coding sequence ATGAAAAAAGCAATCATCCTTATGGCACTTGCCATCATATTGGTAGTATCGGGCTGCGGAGGCGCTTCTACACCGGGTACGGATTCATCATCAAACGCTGCAGGAGGCGATGCTGAAACGGTCAAAATCGGATATACGGGGGGCTTCAGCGGGGCTACGGCAACATTCGGAACTCCCATCTTTAATGCCGTTGTTTATGCTGTAGAGGAGATAAACAATAAAGGCGGAATTATGGGGAAGAAAATTGAATTGTTGAAGGAAGACAACGAAGGCGATCCATTTAAGGGACAGCAGATTATAGACAAATTTTCTTCCAATGATACCCAGTTCGTGTTATCCGGGTCAAGCAGTGCTGTTGCGCTCTCAGAAAAGCAAAAGGTGGAAATGAATAAAATGCTGGGAATTGCAGCAACGGCAGCAGATCCCAAGGTGACCAACACGAATGATCCGTATTATTTTGTAGCCATACCTAACAGTGATTATTTAGGCGGGTCCATCGCTTATCATGCAGCTAAAAATATGGGAGTGAAGGAAGTCATCATTTTTATTCGCGATGACGCTTATGGGAAATCGATCTTCAATCCATTCAAGGAAAAAGGTACGTCGTATGGCCTGCAAATTGTAAAAGAGTACACCTACCCCGTCAATGCGAAGGATTTTAACTCCTATCTCAGTCAGGGATTGAAAGAGCATCCCAATGCTCATATCATGATTACGGGCTATGCGCCGGATGGAGGACTTATTGCGAAGCAGGCAAGAGCGCTGGGGTATGACAAACCGATTTTAGGCAATGTGTCGTTAACGAACGCTGAATATGCTCAAATTGCGGGCGAAGCAGCTAATAATACCGTGGTTGCAGCAACGAGCTATCAGAAGGAAAACGAAACGGGAACGGTTAAAGCCTTCGCTGATGCCTGGAAACAAAAAACAGGACATAGTCCGGATGATTATGAAGTTAGAGGATATGACGTTGTATATCTGTTAAAAACGGCGATTGAAAAGGCGGGTAAGCTGGAGACGGAAGCGGTAAGAAAAGCTCTGCTGGAAACCAAAGATTTTGACGGGGCCTCAGGCAAACTCACTTACAATCCGAACGGATCCATCCAAAAAATGCTGTATATTATGAAGATAAATAATGGCACAGTTGAATTTGACCGGGAAATCGATCCAGCTCAATTATAA
- a CDS encoding AMP-binding protein yields the protein MSALYQDIPWYRSPRYSEELEQQLCKQPREKIKEIQSMRFKQVIQYAWDHIPFYRWLWDEAGVSPEQIQTIDDIQKLPTWNKNTQRIMIEKNPPFGNYYTFSNLSDASFIVSTSGTTGLPVMMPIKEDDFPGLQDTWARTMGFIGVNSTDIVQNVFTFNTMGGSWCGAGGALGVGATLLPTSSGKTTPSVKQVQWINQAGVTVMYGTASYLNHLAKVAEAEGVDLASSTVRILVTAGEMVSEGIRKENEKLWGAKLFDLYGTVDTMTWSSINCDHSRSEYGKPGMHVWEDFGLIEVLGEDGKRVPNKEYGNMTVTSWAWKNSPRIRFSTGDRVAVDDTPCSCGRTLTRMLPIEGRVDDMIRIKGQNIFPMGIENLLKSLESGISEYVVEIDTQGGMDEIILSIEHHGDQAELSTEIRNRFSYTFNVTPIVNVVPIGSTADLTGAGKETKVKRIFDRRGKSKVVQ from the coding sequence ATGTCCGCACTTTATCAAGATATTCCTTGGTACAGATCTCCTCGTTATTCCGAAGAATTGGAACAGCAGCTTTGTAAACAACCAAGGGAGAAAATTAAGGAAATTCAATCCATGCGGTTTAAGCAGGTCATTCAATATGCGTGGGATCATATTCCTTTTTATCGCTGGCTTTGGGATGAAGCAGGCGTCTCTCCCGAACAGATCCAAACTATTGACGATATTCAAAAACTACCTACATGGAATAAAAATACACAGAGAATTATGATTGAAAAGAATCCTCCTTTTGGAAACTACTATACGTTCTCCAATTTATCCGATGCTAGCTTCATTGTTTCTACTAGTGGTACGACGGGACTTCCAGTCATGATGCCAATAAAGGAGGATGATTTTCCAGGATTGCAGGATACTTGGGCTCGTACGATGGGCTTTATCGGCGTGAACTCGACAGACATCGTTCAGAACGTATTTACATTTAACACCATGGGGGGTTCATGGTGCGGAGCAGGAGGTGCTCTGGGGGTAGGCGCTACCTTATTGCCTACCAGCAGCGGTAAAACGACGCCAAGCGTGAAGCAGGTTCAATGGATTAATCAGGCTGGCGTGACCGTCATGTACGGAACGGCGAGCTATTTGAATCACCTTGCTAAAGTGGCCGAAGCTGAAGGTGTTGATCTGGCCTCTTCCACTGTTAGAATTCTTGTAACCGCAGGAGAAATGGTATCTGAGGGCATTCGAAAAGAAAACGAAAAATTATGGGGGGCCAAGCTTTTTGATCTGTATGGCACAGTAGATACCATGACCTGGAGCTCCATAAATTGTGATCACAGCCGCAGCGAGTATGGGAAACCAGGAATGCATGTATGGGAAGATTTCGGATTGATCGAAGTGCTGGGTGAGGATGGAAAGAGGGTACCCAATAAGGAATACGGTAATATGACGGTGACAAGCTGGGCTTGGAAAAACTCCCCAAGGATTCGATTCTCAACTGGTGACCGGGTTGCGGTTGACGATACGCCTTGCTCATGCGGTAGGACGTTAACCCGAATGCTGCCTATTGAGGGCAGGGTGGACGATATGATTCGCATTAAAGGACAAAATATTTTTCCAATGGGAATTGAAAACTTGCTGAAGTCCTTGGAGAGTGGGATCAGTGAGTATGTAGTGGAGATTGATACCCAGGGTGGGATGGATGAGATCATTCTTAGCATTGAGCATCATGGCGACCAAGCAGAGCTGTCCACTGAGATTCGTAACCGTTTCAGCTACACTTTTAATGTCACACCGATCGTCAATGTCGTTCCTATAGGAAGCACAGCCGACCTGACAGGAGCAGGGAAGGAAACCAAGGTGAAGCGGATTTTTGATCGAAGGGGTAAAAGTAAAGTGGTTCAATAA
- a CDS encoding MFS transporter codes for MLMKDRSKLTAGHFSIRNILLVLGIILVASNLRASLTVVGPLVGTIREEAGLSSILAGLLIALPLIGFAVLSPLSPKLARRFGMEQTLLGCMVVLTAGILLRSVSSAVALFAGTALLGLALAVCNVLLPSLIKRDFPGNVGLMTGVYTVSMSIWAAFASGLSVPIAQDLGLGWRGSLVCWAILSVIGALAWLPQLKSRRQAAASRMNGAAISGLWNSPLAWQVTFFMGLQSMVFYVTVAWLPTILTDRGLSAASAGWMLSMMQFVGVPATFIAPVLAGRRPSQRSLATVIVLLPLIGYIGLLSGGTMLVTLWTMLIGLGLGASISLALTLLTLRTANAEQAAELSGMAQSVGYLLAAVGPILFGLLHDLTSSWKVPLLTLIAVIIVLLIVGLGAGRNEYVTITSKRQDEGISF; via the coding sequence ATGCTTATGAAAGATAGATCAAAGCTGACCGCAGGTCACTTCAGTATCAGGAACATACTGCTAGTCCTTGGAATCATATTAGTGGCTTCAAACCTGCGTGCTTCACTCACCGTCGTGGGTCCTTTGGTAGGAACCATTCGTGAAGAGGCAGGTTTATCCAGTATACTTGCTGGATTGCTCATAGCTCTTCCTCTGATCGGCTTTGCGGTCCTTTCCCCGTTATCTCCGAAACTAGCTCGTCGATTCGGGATGGAGCAAACCTTATTAGGATGCATGGTTGTCCTGACGGCAGGGATCCTGTTGAGGTCGGTATCTTCAGCAGTGGCGTTATTCGCCGGGACGGCTTTGCTGGGTTTGGCGCTCGCTGTCTGTAACGTCTTATTGCCTAGTTTAATTAAGCGTGACTTTCCCGGTAACGTTGGTCTTATGACAGGAGTATACACGGTTTCCATGAGCATATGGGCTGCATTCGCGTCTGGATTGAGCGTTCCGATCGCGCAGGACCTAGGTCTCGGCTGGCGAGGATCGCTAGTATGCTGGGCTATTCTGTCTGTCATAGGAGCCCTGGCTTGGCTGCCGCAGTTGAAATCCCGACGTCAGGCTGCCGCCTCCCGGATGAACGGAGCAGCTATCAGCGGGTTGTGGAATTCCCCGCTCGCCTGGCAGGTGACCTTCTTCATGGGTCTGCAGTCTATGGTATTCTATGTGACTGTGGCCTGGCTCCCAACCATTCTGACGGATAGGGGACTGAGCGCGGCATCAGCAGGCTGGATGCTTTCCATGATGCAGTTTGTCGGTGTCCCGGCTACGTTCATCGCACCGGTATTGGCTGGCCGACGTCCAAGCCAGCGAAGTCTCGCCACGGTTATCGTTTTGCTTCCCCTTATCGGATACATAGGTCTACTTAGCGGCGGGACCATGCTTGTGACGCTATGGACCATGCTGATCGGCCTAGGCTTGGGAGCGAGCATCAGTCTGGCGCTCACACTCCTTACGCTGCGAACCGCAAATGCCGAGCAAGCCGCCGAGCTATCAGGAATGGCACAGTCCGTTGGCTATCTTCTTGCTGCTGTTGGACCGATCCTCTTTGGTTTGCTGCATGATTTAACCAGCTCTTGGAAAGTGCCGCTGCTAACCCTCATCGCGGTCATTATCGTTCTTCTTATTGTGGGGCTTGGTGCGGGACGGAATGAGTACGTTACCATAACATCCAAAAGGCAAGATGAAGGCATCAGCTTTTAA
- a CDS encoding metal-sensitive transcriptional regulator, with protein MTQEESNLHEACGNPNERRSHHSDKAKSNLISRLNRIEGQIRGVKGLIEKDTYCDDVLNQISSIQSALNGVGKLLLEHHMKSCVIERIQDGDEEVITELLTTMNKLMK; from the coding sequence ATGACACAAGAGGAGAGCAATCTGCATGAAGCTTGCGGGAACCCTAACGAGCGAAGGAGTCATCATTCCGATAAAGCTAAAAGTAATCTGATCAGCCGCTTGAACCGGATTGAGGGGCAGATCCGTGGTGTGAAAGGGTTGATCGAGAAGGATACGTATTGCGATGATGTGTTAAATCAAATTTCTTCCATTCAATCTGCTTTAAACGGGGTAGGAAAACTGCTGCTGGAGCATCACATGAAAAGCTGTGTCATTGAACGTATTCAAGATGGTGATGAAGAAGTCATTACTGAGCTGCTGACAACGATGAATAAGCTGATGAAATAA
- a CDS encoding DUF2203 domain-containing protein: MTNKIFTLSEANELLPQLKEDLLKLQTLTKEFEEQYLELKKKKAERERVSFRKEDDQDPFFEAESQLEFMRIEVNLLIENFTRKGVLLKMINPGLLDFPAVLEGKEVLICWKQGEERITHFHGWHEGFMGRKTHPEA, translated from the coding sequence ATGACAAATAAAATATTTACGTTAAGCGAAGCGAACGAGCTGCTTCCGCAGTTGAAGGAGGACTTGCTAAAGCTGCAGACATTGACAAAGGAGTTTGAGGAGCAGTATCTGGAGCTTAAAAAGAAAAAAGCCGAGCGAGAGCGGGTCTCCTTTCGCAAGGAGGATGATCAGGATCCATTTTTTGAGGCTGAAAGCCAGCTTGAATTTATGCGAATCGAAGTGAATCTTTTAATTGAAAACTTCACTCGAAAGGGTGTCCTGCTGAAGATGATTAATCCCGGCTTATTGGATTTTCCAGCGGTGTTGGAAGGGAAGGAAGTACTGATTTGCTGGAAACAAGGGGAAGAGCGCATCACACATTTTCATGGCTGGCACGAGGGATTCATGGGCCGGAAAACGCATCCTGAAGCATAA
- a CDS encoding NRDE family protein: MCLILFAYHVHERYKLIVAANRDEFYKRPTLPVHYWEDYPSVLAGRDLHKMGTWMGVTKTGRFAALTNYRNPEEITDGKRSRGELVADFLKDNNPPEDFMHELAKKRNMYPGYNLLAGDADELYYYSNMENTVHKLEPGVYGLSNHLLNSDWPKVSRGKDGLANIISESHGDLAERVLSLLQTADSVSDELLPDTGISLIWERILSPIFIESDGYGTRSSTVLLMTGEEMYYKERVYSKEGMNDQHYTITLLG, translated from the coding sequence TTGTGCTTAATTTTGTTTGCTTATCATGTACACGAGAGATACAAGCTGATCGTTGCTGCTAATCGTGATGAATTTTACAAGAGACCAACACTTCCGGTTCATTATTGGGAGGATTATCCATCTGTACTTGCCGGTCGGGATTTACACAAAATGGGTACATGGATGGGTGTGACGAAAACAGGACGCTTCGCCGCTTTAACGAATTATCGAAATCCGGAGGAAATAACAGATGGCAAACGTTCTCGAGGGGAGTTGGTTGCCGATTTTTTAAAGGATAATAACCCCCCTGAAGATTTCATGCATGAATTAGCCAAAAAACGTAATATGTATCCTGGCTACAATTTGTTGGCAGGGGATGCGGATGAGCTCTACTACTATTCAAATATGGAGAATACAGTTCACAAGCTGGAGCCGGGTGTTTATGGACTCAGTAATCATTTATTAAATTCCGATTGGCCAAAGGTCTCACGGGGTAAAGATGGGTTGGCGAATATCATTAGTGAAAGCCATGGGGATTTGGCAGAGCGGGTCTTGTCATTGCTCCAGACGGCTGATTCAGTCTCAGATGAACTGCTTCCTGACACAGGAATTTCACTAATATGGGAAAGGATTCTCTCTCCTATTTTTATTGAAAGTGATGGTTATGGCACAAGGAGCTCGACGGTTCTTTTGATGACGGGAGAAGAAATGTACTATAAGGAAAGAGTCTATTCGAAGGAAGGAATGAACGACCAGCACTATACGATTACATTATTAGGTTAA
- a CDS encoding DUF2935 domain-containing protein translates to MSNGFVMRSLDEVRFWSRIMKEHSLFLKLGFRCDDTHLIQEANQFYAVFEEIERRSNTYTADTDPEVIKRFNVEVHNAASHIWAFKRKVLGLILSCQLPGANNFPLLVDHISREAFYFRNRLEELNTGRLDPLPDAIMNENVFFLRIMADHAKFIGHLLDPSERQLVEQARHFSQDFDQLLFQARDLESMRPQSHTVPLLDQFLDQNRISVKSLRDFKKTAKELIEDCRIKSIIHPLLADHVFREAERFLFIIDMLESSLTKTAAK, encoded by the coding sequence ATGTCCAACGGATTCGTTATGCGCTCTTTAGACGAAGTACGGTTCTGGTCACGGATCATGAAGGAGCATTCGCTTTTTCTGAAATTAGGCTTTCGCTGCGATGATACTCATTTAATACAAGAGGCCAATCAATTTTATGCCGTATTTGAGGAAATTGAAAGAAGGTCCAATACCTATACTGCTGATACTGATCCCGAAGTAATAAAAAGATTCAATGTAGAAGTACACAATGCAGCTTCCCATATCTGGGCTTTTAAAAGAAAAGTGTTGGGACTCATTCTAAGCTGTCAACTGCCTGGAGCGAATAACTTTCCTTTGTTAGTTGACCACATCAGTAGAGAAGCATTTTATTTTAGAAACAGATTGGAAGAACTTAACACTGGAAGATTAGACCCTCTACCTGATGCAATTATGAATGAGAATGTTTTTTTCTTAAGAATCATGGCAGATCATGCCAAATTTATTGGACACTTATTGGACCCCTCCGAACGTCAGTTAGTAGAACAGGCACGTCATTTTAGCCAAGATTTCGACCAATTGCTATTTCAAGCAAGGGATTTAGAATCTATGCGCCCTCAATCCCATACCGTTCCTTTATTAGACCAATTCCTTGATCAAAATCGAATTTCCGTCAAATCCCTCCGTGACTTTAAAAAGACAGCTAAAGAATTAATTGAGGATTGTCGTATAAAGAGCATCATTCACCCCTTATTGGCTGACCATGTATTTCGGGAAGCTGAAAGGTTCCTTTTCATTATAGATATGCTAGAAAGCAGTTTGACAAAAACCGCCGCGAAATAA
- a CDS encoding zinc-binding alcohol dehydrogenase family protein, with translation MVMKMMKAVGLTRYLPIENPESLMDFTVQKPNAKGHDLLVKVMAVSVNPVDTKVRAPKEQIEETPRILGWDVAGVVEEVGEDCKLFRPGDKVYYAGSISRQGGNSEYHLVDERIVGRKPETLNFAEAAALPLTSITAWEALFDRMKISQDPIHNKGKSLLIIGAAGGVGSIAIQLAKQVGLTVIGTASRPETMDWVTMMGADHTVNHHNPLLPQLQALGLSHVPYIFCLNALEKHWKGISEVISPQGVVCAIDDPKSPLDLTLLKRKSVTFVWEFMFTRSLFETEDMIEQHFLLNRIAEAVDNGTLRTTLTQRLEPISAENLRNAHALLESNKMIGKLVLEHF, from the coding sequence ATGGTTATGAAAATGATGAAAGCTGTAGGACTCACTCGATATCTTCCGATTGAAAACCCTGAAAGCCTGATGGATTTTACAGTACAAAAGCCCAACGCGAAGGGACATGATCTGTTAGTCAAGGTTATGGCCGTCTCAGTCAATCCGGTTGATACCAAGGTTCGTGCACCCAAAGAACAGATCGAAGAAACGCCCCGAATCTTGGGGTGGGACGTGGCAGGCGTTGTGGAAGAAGTGGGAGAGGACTGCAAGCTGTTTCGTCCTGGGGACAAAGTGTATTATGCCGGCAGTATCTCACGGCAAGGCGGTAACAGCGAATATCATCTTGTGGATGAACGAATTGTCGGGCGCAAACCCGAGACTTTAAATTTCGCAGAAGCGGCAGCTCTGCCCTTGACGTCCATCACAGCTTGGGAAGCGCTGTTTGATCGAATGAAAATCTCCCAAGATCCAATTCACAACAAAGGAAAGTCCCTGCTTATCATAGGTGCTGCAGGCGGCGTAGGGTCAATTGCCATCCAACTGGCGAAACAAGTTGGTCTTACCGTCATTGGGACAGCTTCCCGTCCAGAAACGATGGATTGGGTAACCATGATGGGCGCGGACCATACCGTCAATCATCATAACCCACTGCTCCCGCAGCTCCAGGCTCTGGGATTATCACACGTCCCCTATATCTTTTGCTTGAATGCTCTTGAGAAACATTGGAAAGGGATTAGTGAGGTCATTTCTCCTCAAGGAGTAGTTTGTGCCATTGACGATCCCAAGTCCCCCCTCGACCTTACGCTGCTCAAGAGAAAAAGCGTTACCTTTGTCTGGGAGTTCATGTTCACGCGCTCCCTTTTTGAAACGGAAGATATGATCGAGCAGCACTTCTTGCTTAATCGCATCGCCGAGGCCGTAGATAACGGAACGTTGAGAACTACTCTGACCCAACGCCTCGAACCCATTTCTGCAGAAAACCTTCGGAATGCTCACGCACTCCTGGAGAGCAACAAGATGATTGGCAAATTGGTGCTGGAGCATTTCTGA
- a CDS encoding S-layer homology domain-containing protein: MKKLIAIILTAFMVAAGVQGANAQNNLEYIPPSGGWGLGDIQYIAPSTARTYNMEVGGTASLTILAHTDDGGFDVSPLVRIYAEDENIVSVNNAGIVITLTALRVGATNVRAEFGGAATDIPVTVFGNNTLDNQNDVYKNIDTAQLLAKRQTTLHIINHLRSTLGITPLQFNDNLNQAAQAHSNYLEWHGAPTNFHLEIQGDIGFTGGDAGARAIIAGYPSFSDVGEVISPTGDPVDAANGLIDAPLHRTLLLAPQFREVGIGISDTTVITPAVNSKLERSDNKRVYYPYNGQTGVPASWIAAEDPNPLEPFGRPYGDLVGYPISINSGGGVRMSLIEGSLTDSGGNPVDFYMLDDHVHSMAGGKIYLIPKAPLGSGMTYTVRVDYKAENVETGQVSNESNTWSFTTEGYKDKVVELTTPEDQLSADLGKPIKLGRFTAKYESGREEDVTQLVKFKYDPKVMEIKDGYATVTNAKLDEYVFFSAEYEKTTEHVSIHIWEPSEPLIQEELDSPALHEEAGLWDAILSQPVDSAKETSNPFTDINGHWAEATIQWAQQKQVAQGYSDGTFHPGDNVKEAELLAWLFRLYGAEQDNKLKESILYKRSSKAKAGNLPVVSDRWDTKYYLYAWGFHLDFLQGMEREDARLTPINRYMAAQIIAGVDGKHLSKEEAVIYLLDNNYSSGKTAPTLEGYKGDDYLTRAEALQFLRNIKEQGLENLIARPEAPSEVVPSERPPATNLVESGQDDAFGMLMVKGKQIAEEEGLPVLRGGIVYVPIQAIVEAMGDTFTWRDEPYSAIVRKADGTIVHVSSGYSFAFVNGEKVDISSQKSAAQQGTVVAEPYVRNDVLYVPYDFIERALQYPLQINEEANAAIIQVGRY, encoded by the coding sequence ATGAAAAAACTCATCGCAATCATACTTACAGCGTTTATGGTTGCCGCAGGTGTGCAAGGCGCTAATGCTCAAAATAACCTCGAATACATACCGCCGAGCGGTGGGTGGGGGCTGGGCGATATACAGTATATCGCGCCATCGACGGCAAGGACGTACAATATGGAAGTTGGAGGAACAGCTTCTTTAACGATTCTCGCCCATACGGACGACGGCGGCTTCGATGTGTCCCCGCTTGTCCGAATCTACGCGGAGGATGAAAATATTGTGTCCGTAAATAATGCAGGTATCGTAATTACATTAACCGCGCTGCGCGTGGGCGCAACGAACGTCCGCGCGGAATTTGGAGGCGCGGCGACGGATATCCCGGTCACCGTGTTTGGGAATAACACGTTGGACAACCAGAATGACGTCTATAAAAACATCGATACGGCGCAATTGTTAGCAAAGCGACAGACAACGTTACATATTATAAATCATTTGAGATCCACGTTAGGCATAACGCCGCTTCAATTCAATGATAACCTCAATCAGGCGGCACAGGCGCATTCCAATTATTTGGAATGGCACGGCGCTCCTACGAATTTTCACTTGGAAATTCAGGGAGATATAGGTTTTACAGGCGGTGATGCAGGGGCACGGGCCATTATCGCGGGTTACCCGAGCTTTTCCGATGTTGGCGAAGTGATTAGTCCGACGGGGGATCCGGTAGATGCTGCTAACGGGCTCATCGATGCACCTTTGCATCGCACCCTCCTCCTCGCTCCGCAATTCAGGGAAGTAGGGATTGGCATAAGCGACACTACGGTCATTACTCCCGCTGTAAACAGCAAATTGGAGAGATCGGATAACAAGCGAGTGTACTATCCGTATAACGGACAAACCGGTGTACCGGCGTCCTGGATTGCTGCAGAAGACCCTAACCCGCTGGAGCCTTTCGGAAGACCTTACGGCGACCTTGTCGGATATCCGATTTCTATTAATTCCGGCGGCGGCGTTAGGATGTCTCTGATTGAGGGAAGCCTTACGGATTCGGGCGGCAACCCCGTTGATTTTTATATGTTGGATGATCACGTTCATAGCATGGCGGGAGGAAAGATTTATTTAATTCCGAAAGCGCCTCTCGGCAGTGGCATGACCTATACCGTCCGCGTTGATTATAAAGCCGAAAATGTGGAGACGGGACAAGTTTCCAATGAGTCTAACACATGGTCGTTTACAACCGAGGGATATAAAGACAAAGTGGTGGAATTAACGACACCTGAAGACCAATTGTCCGCCGACTTGGGCAAACCGATAAAGCTCGGCCGTTTTACCGCCAAGTACGAGTCAGGACGAGAGGAGGACGTAACGCAGCTTGTGAAATTTAAATATGACCCGAAGGTAATGGAAATTAAAGACGGCTACGCAACTGTAACTAATGCCAAGCTCGATGAATATGTATTCTTTTCTGCGGAATATGAAAAAACAACCGAACACGTGAGCATTCATATTTGGGAACCGTCCGAACCGTTGATTCAGGAGGAGTTGGATAGCCCGGCACTCCATGAGGAAGCGGGGCTATGGGACGCCATCCTTTCGCAACCTGTCGATAGCGCCAAGGAAACAAGTAATCCTTTCACCGACATTAATGGACATTGGGCGGAAGCAACTATCCAATGGGCTCAGCAAAAACAAGTAGCCCAAGGATATTCTGATGGAACGTTCCATCCCGGGGATAACGTGAAAGAAGCGGAGCTTTTGGCGTGGTTATTTAGACTTTACGGGGCGGAACAAGACAACAAGCTGAAAGAATCGATCCTGTATAAACGGTCCTCCAAAGCAAAAGCAGGCAACCTGCCTGTCGTGTCCGATCGTTGGGACACGAAATATTATTTATACGCCTGGGGATTCCATCTTGATTTTCTGCAAGGTATGGAGCGAGAGGATGCAAGGTTAACCCCAATAAACCGTTACATGGCGGCACAAATTATTGCCGGGGTGGATGGGAAACATCTTTCTAAAGAAGAAGCTGTCATATACTTGCTGGATAATAACTACTCAAGCGGCAAAACCGCTCCAACTTTAGAAGGATATAAAGGCGACGATTATTTGACGAGGGCGGAGGCGCTGCAGTTTTTAAGGAATATAAAAGAGCAGGGGCTTGAAAACTTGATAGCCCGACCTGAAGCTCCATCGGAGGTGGTACCTTCAGAAAGGCCACCAGCAACAAATTTGGTAGAATCGGGTCAGGATGATGCTTTTGGAATGTTGATGGTGAAAGGTAAGCAAATAGCTGAAGAAGAAGGCCTGCCGGTCTTACGCGGCGGAATAGTGTATGTCCCTATACAAGCCATTGTTGAGGCAATGGGGGACACATTTACCTGGAGAGACGAGCCTTATTCCGCGATAGTGCGCAAGGCAGACGGAACGATCGTTCACGTGTCGTCCGGCTATTCGTTTGCGTTTGTCAATGGTGAAAAAGTCGATATTTCCAGCCAAAAATCGGCTGCACAACAAGGCACTGTAGTAGCCGAACCATATGTGAGAAATGACGTACTTTATGTCCCCTATGATTTCATAGAGCGCGCGCTTCAATACCCGCTTCAAATCAATGAAGAGGCCAATGCGGCTATCATACAAGTAGGAAGATATTAG